In Paenibacillus hexagrammi, the following are encoded in one genomic region:
- a CDS encoding MFS transporter yields the protein MNTIKKIQLPLQTVSLIAGFMVWVILSSLMPFIKETIHLTATQLTWVTAVPVLIGSVMRIPIGYWTNRYGARKLFAISFVILLAPIYWVSQADSFMDLIIGGLFLGIGGAVFSVGVTSLPKYYPKERHGFVNGIYGVGNLGTAISTFGAPIVANQIGWSKTVLVYSVLVVVMAALNFFAGDRKEPSVKASLVEQIKGVAGNSKLWFLCLFYFLTFGSFVAFTVYLPNFMVSSFHLSKVDAGMRTAGFIALATAMRPIGGYLGDKFNPFKILMFLFAGFTAAGVLLSFAPSMTWYTVGCLTIAVCAGTGNGTVFKLVPMYFTKQAGIANGIISAMGGLGGFFPPLMLTFLFKLTGHYAIGFMALSEVALASLILIIWMYYQEKLGLSSKIIENTVEGIMVTDLSGNIRSVNAAFTELTGYEANEVVGLTPSVLKSGKQDRVFYDTMWDTLRGQGFWQGEIWNRKKSGEIYLEWLTISAVRNDAGDVVYYAGMFSDITKQRGLQQEGRWTDAV from the coding sequence ATGAATACGATCAAAAAAATACAATTACCGCTGCAAACGGTCAGTCTCATAGCCGGATTCATGGTATGGGTCATCCTTTCATCCCTAATGCCGTTTATTAAAGAAACGATTCATCTCACAGCAACGCAGCTTACTTGGGTTACAGCGGTTCCCGTTCTGATCGGTTCTGTAATGAGGATTCCCATCGGGTACTGGACCAATCGGTACGGTGCACGCAAGCTGTTCGCGATTAGCTTCGTGATTCTGCTTGCGCCTATATATTGGGTCAGCCAGGCGGATTCCTTCATGGATCTAATCATCGGTGGTCTTTTCCTTGGTATCGGCGGAGCGGTATTTTCCGTAGGCGTAACATCATTGCCGAAATATTACCCAAAAGAACGGCACGGCTTTGTGAACGGAATCTACGGCGTCGGTAACCTGGGAACTGCGATTTCTACGTTTGGAGCGCCGATTGTTGCGAACCAAATTGGTTGGTCCAAAACAGTTCTGGTATACAGCGTGCTGGTGGTTGTCATGGCGGCATTGAATTTTTTTGCCGGAGACCGCAAAGAACCGTCGGTTAAAGCTTCTCTTGTTGAACAGATCAAAGGAGTAGCCGGAAACTCGAAGCTTTGGTTCTTATGCTTATTCTACTTCCTGACCTTTGGCTCTTTCGTAGCCTTTACGGTGTACTTACCGAATTTCATGGTCAGCAGCTTTCACCTATCCAAGGTAGATGCGGGCATGCGCACAGCAGGATTCATTGCTCTCGCCACAGCGATGCGTCCAATCGGTGGATACCTGGGAGATAAATTCAATCCTTTTAAAATATTGATGTTCTTGTTTGCCGGTTTTACAGCAGCCGGAGTGCTGCTATCCTTCGCCCCTTCCATGACCTGGTATACCGTGGGCTGTTTGACCATCGCTGTATGCGCGGGAACGGGTAACGGCACGGTTTTCAAGCTGGTCCCTATGTACTTTACGAAACAAGCAGGTATTGCCAACGGTATTATTTCCGCCATGGGAGGCCTCGGAGGCTTCTTCCCGCCGCTAATGCTCACGTTCCTGTTCAAGCTGACAGGTCACTATGCCATCGGTTTCATGGCGTTATCCGAAGTGGCGCTGGCGAGCTTAATCCTCATCATCTGGATGTATTATCAGGAGAAGCTGGGTTTATCGTCCAAAATTATTGAGAACACTGTAGAAGGTATCATGGTTACGGACTTAAGCGGTAATATCCGCTCGGTCAATGCGGCCTTTACCGAGCTGACCGGCTATGAAGCGAATGAAGTGGTTGGTTTAACGCCAAGCGTGCTGAAGTCCGGAAAGCAGGACCGCGTCTTTTACGATACGATGTGGGATACGCTGCGCGGGCAAGGCTTCTGGCAGGGTGAGATTTGGAATCGCAAAAAAAGCGGCGAGATTTATCTGGAATGGCTGACCATAAGCGCAGTAAGAAATGACGCTGGAGACGTGGTGTACTACGCGGGCATGTTCAGCGATATTACCAAGCAAAGAGGCTTACAGCAGGAAGGAAGATGGACCGATGCCGTGTGA
- a CDS encoding IS1182 family transposase — MYIQYTMDQLCLPMDLEEDIPANHLVRVVNAAVNRLDDAVFDAAYPGGGRDSYHPKMLTKIIIYAYTQRIYSSRQIAKAVRENIMFMWIAGRQRPDFRTINRFRSERMKTVLETVFTAVLQFLAEENYVQLEHYFVDGTKIEANANRYTFVWGKAVVKHKAKLQEKVQTLFAAIEEAERQEEGAHEGRDLHELGESSAITSEKLEHAVKQLEERLQEKPKDKPLKKAVRALRKDLLPRLQKYEAHEIILGNRNSYSKTDHDATFMRMKEDHMRNGQLKPGYNVQIGTENQFILGYSVHQRPTDTRCLIPHLEKVKSQFGKLPHTVIADAGYGGEENYDYLEQNEVEAIVKYSTYHREKSKAWQKDISKIDNWSYNSEHDTWTCAAGQTLHFRRVSKEKTESGYEIEYRHYRSTSCEECPLKPQCTKAQGNREVKVSMKYLRLKGQARQKLRSEEGYALAVRRMIEPEPVFGDMKHNRGFKRFLLRGLPKVSLEVGWLSLAHNLLKKAAIDAKNQGAMREQAA, encoded by the coding sequence TTGTACATTCAATATACCATGGATCAACTTTGCCTGCCAATGGATTTAGAAGAGGACATTCCCGCAAATCACCTCGTTCGCGTGGTAAACGCTGCCGTCAACCGTCTCGACGACGCTGTCTTCGACGCGGCTTACCCCGGAGGCGGACGAGATAGCTATCACCCCAAGATGTTAACCAAAATCATCATCTATGCGTACACACAACGCATCTACTCCTCTCGCCAGATTGCCAAGGCTGTCCGTGAAAACATCATGTTTATGTGGATCGCAGGCAGGCAGCGCCCAGACTTTCGTACCATCAACCGCTTTCGTTCGGAACGAATGAAAACTGTACTGGAGACTGTGTTTACGGCCGTTCTTCAATTCCTCGCAGAGGAGAACTATGTGCAGTTGGAGCATTACTTTGTGGACGGCACGAAGATCGAAGCCAATGCCAACCGCTATACGTTTGTTTGGGGAAAGGCTGTCGTGAAGCACAAGGCCAAGCTCCAGGAGAAAGTCCAGACCTTGTTCGCTGCCATTGAAGAAGCCGAGAGGCAAGAAGAAGGAGCACATGAGGGCAGGGATCTTCACGAGCTGGGAGAGTCATCTGCCATCACAAGTGAAAAGCTGGAACATGCCGTCAAGCAGTTGGAAGAGCGCCTGCAGGAGAAGCCTAAAGATAAACCGCTAAAAAAGGCGGTGCGTGCGCTCCGCAAGGACTTGCTTCCGCGCCTCCAAAAGTATGAGGCACATGAGATCATCTTAGGAAATCGAAACAGCTACAGCAAAACGGACCATGACGCCACATTTATGCGAATGAAAGAAGACCACATGCGAAATGGCCAGCTCAAGCCGGGTTACAACGTACAGATTGGCACTGAAAATCAATTCATTCTCGGCTACAGCGTTCACCAGCGTCCGACCGATACGCGCTGCCTCATCCCTCATCTGGAGAAAGTAAAATCACAGTTCGGCAAGCTGCCACACACCGTCATCGCAGATGCAGGCTATGGCGGCGAGGAGAATTATGACTATTTGGAGCAGAACGAAGTCGAAGCCATTGTGAAGTACAGCACGTACCATCGCGAAAAAAGCAAGGCATGGCAAAAGGACATTAGCAAGATCGACAACTGGTCCTACAACAGCGAGCACGATACGTGGACATGCGCAGCGGGACAAACGCTCCATTTTCGTCGGGTGAGTAAGGAAAAAACGGAAAGTGGGTATGAAATCGAATACCGACATTACCGAAGCACCAGCTGTGAGGAATGCCCGCTGAAGCCGCAATGTACGAAAGCCCAAGGTAACCGTGAGGTCAAAGTCAGTATGAAGTACTTGCGGTTAAAGGGCCAAGCAAGGCAAAAGCTCCGCAGCGAAGAAGGCTATGCCCTGGCTGTAAGGCGCATGATCGAGCCAGAGCCCGTGTTTGGTGATATGAAGCACAACCGAGGATTTAAAAGATTTCTGCTTCGTGGCTTACCAAAAGTAAGTCTGGAGGTCGGATGGCTTTCCCTTGCCCACAATCTACTTAAGAAAGCTGCAATAGATGCTAAAAACCAAGGAGCTATGCGAGAACAGGCCGCATAG
- a CDS encoding GAF domain-containing protein — MDSYRLEVAKMANNQAELTDYLDQLRRLSSSDFAALASFIDPLSPKRWNYAWGNTNERYLQMMIKPGQGLGGTALRTCRWVKLDDTTSNAAKARGECPLMLAERLQAAAAFPIKEEGSLEILGLLYIGKRNHSRYEDNETKPIQENIGKLLRYMQEDIKKIAK, encoded by the coding sequence ATGGACTCTTACAGATTGGAAGTGGCGAAAATGGCAAATAATCAGGCGGAGCTAACAGACTATCTGGACCAGCTAAGACGCTTATCCTCCAGCGATTTCGCCGCGCTGGCTTCTTTCATAGATCCTCTATCCCCTAAGCGTTGGAATTATGCCTGGGGCAATACGAATGAACGTTACTTACAAATGATGATCAAACCGGGACAGGGTTTAGGCGGAACGGCACTTCGCACATGCAGATGGGTGAAGCTCGATGATACAACTTCTAACGCAGCTAAGGCGAGAGGCGAATGTCCTCTTATGCTGGCCGAGCGTTTACAAGCGGCGGCCGCTTTTCCGATCAAGGAAGAAGGAAGCTTGGAGATTCTAGGGCTTCTTTACATCGGCAAGCGTAACCATTCCAGGTACGAAGATAATGAAACGAAGCCCATTCAGGAAAATATCGGTAAGCTGTTGCGTTATATGCAGGAGGATATCAAGAAAATCGCGAAATGA
- a CDS encoding response regulator transcription factor, translated as MLKILVVDDHAVVRSGLMMLLHGKHDMEVVGEAAGGEEGIQAAQLLKPDVVLMDLSMPPGIDGLTAAERLRQLMPDLAILILTMHDDDEYLFRAIHVGASGYILKSAPHDELLTAIRSVAAGNAYLYPTATKRLMNEYMERMKNGEHTDTYEALSEREREILALIAKGFSNKEIAEQLIISVKTVESHKSNVMEKLGLRTRPELVKYAAKKGLLNFE; from the coding sequence ATGCTGAAGATACTGGTCGTAGATGATCATGCAGTGGTAAGATCGGGACTTATGATGCTGCTTCATGGCAAGCATGACATGGAGGTCGTCGGCGAGGCTGCAGGTGGTGAAGAAGGTATTCAAGCCGCGCAGCTGCTGAAGCCGGACGTTGTGCTCATGGATTTGAGCATGCCCCCCGGTATAGACGGACTAACGGCGGCGGAGAGACTGAGGCAGCTGATGCCCGATCTGGCGATCCTTATTTTAACGATGCACGATGATGACGAGTATCTGTTCAGAGCCATCCATGTCGGGGCATCGGGTTACATATTGAAGAGTGCGCCGCATGATGAGCTGCTGACAGCAATCCGTTCCGTTGCAGCCGGCAATGCTTACTTGTATCCAACGGCGACCAAGCGGCTCATGAATGAATATATGGAAAGAATGAAGAATGGGGAGCATACGGATACCTATGAGGCGCTGTCCGAGCGGGAGAGAGAAATTCTTGCCCTTATTGCGAAGGGCTTTTCTAATAAAGAAATTGCCGAACAGCTGATCATTAGTGTAAAAACGGTGGAATCCCATAAAAGCAACGTCATGGAAAAGCTGGGGCTTCGGACTAGACCGGAGCTGGTGAAATACGCCGCGAAGAAGGGGCTGCTGAACTTTGAATAA
- a CDS encoding PAS domain-containing sensor histidine kinase: MNKDQEPIYPEVIGENVAQLLSRLDEQISDADVLQDLKQSLKQLSDVKFALDESSIVAVTDAKGKIQYVNDKFCEISKYPRGELLGQDHRIINSSYHDKEFMSDLWRTISSGRVWRGEIKNKARNGTYYWVDTTIVPFVDEQGKPYQYLAIRNEVTQLKRAEEELKLLMAQVLQIQEEERRKFSRELHDGIGQSLFSLLIQMDRLIGENPQSELGDLRQHVSSIIEEVRSLAWQIRPSVLDDLGVVPAIRTYIENYTNHYGIAVKLENSLRKRLGAVEETTIYRVIQEALTNIAKYADVSEAEVAVRDMQSYIEVQIRDQGKGFERSGSAKGVGLLSMEERAKGIGGKLDIASVPGRGTTVTLTIPAK; the protein is encoded by the coding sequence TTGAATAAGGATCAGGAACCAATATATCCTGAGGTCATTGGAGAGAACGTTGCACAGCTCCTGTCGCGATTAGACGAACAAATCTCAGACGCCGATGTGCTGCAGGATCTGAAGCAATCGCTGAAACAGCTGTCAGATGTGAAGTTTGCTCTTGATGAATCCTCCATTGTGGCTGTTACCGATGCCAAGGGAAAGATCCAGTATGTGAACGATAAGTTTTGCGAAATATCGAAGTACCCCCGTGGGGAGCTCCTCGGGCAGGATCACCGGATTATTAATTCTTCCTACCATGATAAAGAATTCATGTCCGATTTATGGAGAACGATATCCTCGGGCCGGGTTTGGCGCGGAGAGATCAAGAATAAAGCCAGGAATGGAACCTACTACTGGGTGGATACGACCATTGTTCCTTTCGTGGATGAACAAGGGAAACCTTATCAGTATTTGGCGATTCGTAACGAAGTGACGCAGCTTAAGCGTGCGGAGGAAGAGCTGAAGCTTTTGATGGCACAGGTATTGCAGATTCAGGAGGAAGAACGGAGGAAGTTCTCGCGCGAGCTGCACGATGGTATCGGGCAGAGCTTGTTCTCGCTGCTCATTCAGATGGATCGGCTGATTGGTGAAAATCCGCAATCCGAATTGGGTGATCTCCGCCAGCATGTCTCCTCGATCATCGAAGAAGTTCGCAGTCTGGCATGGCAAATTCGTCCGTCCGTTCTGGATGACCTGGGCGTCGTTCCTGCGATTCGCACCTACATTGAAAACTATACGAACCATTACGGTATCGCGGTCAAGCTGGAGAACAGCCTGCGCAAGCGGTTGGGTGCTGTAGAGGAAACAACGATTTACAGGGTCATACAGGAGGCACTTACGAACATCGCCAAGTATGCGGATGTCTCCGAAGCGGAGGTTGCCGTACGGGATATGCAGTCGTATATTGAAGTGCAAATCAGAGATCAAGGCAAGGGCTTCGAAAGGTCGGGCAGTGCAAAAGGAGTCGGGCTGCTTAGCATGGAAGAGCGGGCCAAGGGCATCGGCGGCAAGCTGGATATTGCTTCAGTGCCGGGCCGGGGAACAACGGTGACTCTAACGATTCCGGCAAAATAG
- a CDS encoding formate/nitrite transporter family protein: MGFMKQEEIWEHSVEAGLRKVHLPIRSQLVLGFLGGAYISLGFLLYIRVSAAVPPAWSDFGGVLGALFFPLGLIATLLAGGELLTGNMMAVAAACFSGRLGLRQLMLNWLIITLGNFAGALFVAYMFGHQAGLTEHGIYLAKLVKIVHAKTAEPFLQALISGIGCNWLVGLAVWLCYGAKDGAGKIIGIWFPTMAFVAIGFQHVVANMFIIPAAIFAGQATWLEYLNNFVPVYIGNALGGALFVAGLYRLADRKLWTGASPSSLKSSSSTKSVSHIQSGSSSSHLRE; this comes from the coding sequence ATGGGATTCATGAAGCAGGAGGAAATATGGGAACATTCCGTAGAAGCGGGTTTGAGAAAGGTTCATCTGCCTATTCGCAGCCAGCTGGTGTTAGGATTTCTAGGCGGAGCGTATATCTCGCTCGGCTTTCTTCTGTATATACGGGTCAGCGCCGCTGTTCCCCCTGCATGGAGCGATTTCGGAGGTGTACTCGGTGCGCTCTTCTTTCCGCTCGGGTTAATTGCCACCTTGCTCGCGGGAGGAGAGCTGCTGACCGGGAATATGATGGCCGTTGCCGCTGCCTGCTTCTCAGGCCGTCTGGGGCTGCGGCAGCTTATGCTCAATTGGCTGATCATTACGCTTGGTAATTTTGCAGGGGCATTATTCGTTGCTTATATGTTTGGACATCAAGCGGGGCTGACCGAGCATGGCATCTATCTCGCCAAGCTGGTCAAGATTGTTCATGCCAAGACGGCGGAGCCATTCCTCCAGGCCTTAATATCGGGAATCGGCTGCAACTGGCTCGTCGGTCTTGCGGTATGGCTCTGCTATGGCGCTAAAGACGGCGCGGGCAAAATCATTGGCATCTGGTTTCCGACGATGGCGTTCGTCGCTATCGGCTTCCAGCACGTAGTCGCCAATATGTTTATCATTCCGGCCGCAATATTTGCCGGGCAAGCGACGTGGCTGGAGTATTTGAATAACTTCGTTCCTGTATATATAGGCAATGCGCTCGGAGGTGCGCTGTTCGTTGCAGGGTTGTACCGGTTAGCGGATCGGAAGCTGTGGACAGGGGCATCACCCAGTTCACTGAAATCCTCCTCCTCCACCAAGTCCGTTTCTCATATTCAATCCGGATCTTCCTCGTCCCATTTGCGGGAGTAA
- a CDS encoding MFS transporter: MQQGREYSMLQANQSTLKQPSFTKYWVSRTLSSTSFQMLSVAIGWQMYQITHDAFSLGLVGLAQFVPMVLLTLIVGQVADRYDRRMIVFLCQIIEGMVAALLLIGTIADWLGREEILAAAAIIGACRAFEGPSSSALLPMLVPKELLPKAIAWTTSAGQTSQILGPTLGGLLFSVGPVYVYITAALALLTAGGLSFFIRVRTELTVKKPEPVTIQSLFSGLVFVRKHPVILGTISLDLFAVLLGGATALLPIFAQDILHTGPWGLGVMRTAPAVGALMMSMILAYFPLKRAYGPTLFGALAVFGLATMLFAVSKQIWLSLIALLLIGASDVISVVIRSSLVQLQTPDEMRGRVNAVNSLFIGTSNQLGEFESGTLAGWVGAANAAFIGGIGTIVVAGLWMVLFPSLRRLKSLSES, translated from the coding sequence ATGCAACAAGGACGTGAATACTCGATGCTGCAAGCGAACCAGTCAACCCTCAAGCAACCCTCCTTTACAAAATATTGGGTTTCGCGAACGCTCTCTTCCACCTCATTCCAAATGCTCTCCGTCGCCATCGGATGGCAAATGTATCAGATCACCCATGATGCTTTCAGTCTGGGTCTTGTCGGTCTGGCGCAGTTCGTGCCGATGGTCCTGCTGACGCTGATCGTCGGTCAGGTCGCAGACCGCTATGACCGGCGTATGATCGTCTTTCTCTGCCAAATCATCGAAGGCATGGTCGCAGCTCTTCTGCTAATCGGCACGATCGCCGATTGGCTCGGGCGAGAGGAAATATTGGCGGCGGCTGCCATCATAGGAGCCTGCCGGGCTTTTGAAGGTCCGTCTTCATCGGCGCTGCTGCCCATGCTGGTTCCGAAGGAGCTGCTGCCCAAAGCAATAGCTTGGACCACTTCGGCAGGTCAAACTTCACAAATACTTGGCCCGACGCTCGGCGGCTTATTGTTCTCGGTTGGGCCTGTCTATGTCTACATAACGGCTGCACTGGCGCTCTTGACGGCAGGCGGCTTGAGCTTCTTCATCCGTGTCCGAACAGAGCTCACCGTGAAAAAGCCCGAGCCGGTTACTATTCAGTCCCTGTTCTCGGGACTTGTTTTTGTGCGTAAGCATCCCGTGATCCTGGGGACGATTTCGCTTGACTTATTCGCGGTACTGCTAGGAGGAGCAACAGCGCTGCTGCCCATCTTCGCTCAGGACATCCTGCACACAGGCCCTTGGGGGCTGGGTGTGATGCGCACGGCGCCGGCGGTCGGAGCCCTGATGATGTCGATGATCCTCGCGTACTTCCCGCTCAAACGGGCGTACGGACCGACCTTGTTCGGAGCGCTGGCTGTCTTCGGTCTTGCTACCATGCTCTTTGCCGTCTCGAAGCAAATCTGGCTATCCTTGATCGCCCTTCTCCTCATCGGCGCTTCGGACGTAATCAGCGTCGTCATCCGCTCGTCTCTAGTACAATTGCAAACGCCGGATGAAATGAGAGGCAGAGTGAATGCCGTAAACTCCCTGTTTATCGGCACCTCCAATCAGCTCGGCGAGTTTGAGTCCGGGACGCTGGCCGGCTGGGTCGGAGCCGCGAATGCCGCCTTCATAGGCGGCATTGGGACCATTGTTGTAGCTGGACTATGGATGGTGCTGTTCCCGTCGCTGCGGCGCTTGAAGTCGCTGTCGGAGAGCTAA
- a CDS encoding ABC transporter transmembrane domain-containing protein: MNFVKMMLRHFTQYKLLFSLFIISILIEVAYSVAAPLSLKYLVDEAFTPKNFQVFMIILGVLLVGGLLNICAGAVGDYSLGKLSGGVIRKLRLDLFLHLQKQSLPFYQRYKVGDLVTRFSSDMASMERVVRVSSPYFLKESLSVLLGLIMLLTIQWKLTLAMLVCSTLMFVGPRLLQTRAERANMNFKEAQERFSNTIDEMVKGHRTIKGLHQQKRFQERARQQIQDLFSFGFKLHMTNSFMERLPLTALLILNGMMIGFGGYLIFHDQMTVGGFMAFFTLFMSVGQAGSNLSFLIPNLIESGISFQRVGEILEQQPSVSEASTPVELPPALTSIGMNQVTFGYTEESDQLRDVSLHISAGSYVAFVGPSGSGKSTALQLLSRFYDPGLGTVEINDYDLRTVSESSFRKLAVLVTQETFLFNTTVRDNLLLDGTEATEADMVEAAKQANIHETIMSWPAGYDTWVHHEGGSLSGGERQRIAIARALLRNPKLLLLDEVTSALDPATEAEINELIQRIRGEQTIISVTHRLASVVQADRIHVFKEGRIAESGTHAELLQQNGLYTSLWEKQHGFHLSQDGLHATVDVERLAKLPFFKGIELSVLQGIAALFTTEVCKENEAVVREGEEGNTFYIIVRGKFEIVKHIPDQGERRVAVLQDGDHFGEIAL, translated from the coding sequence ATGAATTTTGTAAAGATGATGCTGCGCCATTTTACCCAATACAAGCTGCTGTTCAGTCTGTTTATCATTAGTATTCTGATTGAGGTCGCTTATTCAGTGGCTGCTCCGTTAAGCCTCAAATATTTGGTGGATGAGGCATTTACGCCCAAGAACTTTCAAGTGTTTATGATCATTTTAGGTGTTCTGCTTGTTGGAGGATTACTGAATATTTGTGCCGGCGCCGTTGGGGATTATTCGCTTGGCAAGCTAAGCGGCGGGGTCATTCGCAAGCTTCGGCTCGACCTGTTTCTCCACCTGCAAAAGCAGTCGCTCCCGTTTTACCAGCGCTATAAAGTAGGCGATTTGGTCACCCGGTTTTCAAGTGATATGGCTTCCATGGAACGAGTCGTTCGGGTCTCCTCTCCCTACTTTTTAAAAGAATCCCTTAGTGTTCTGCTTGGACTTATCATGTTGCTAACTATCCAGTGGAAGCTGACCTTGGCCATGCTTGTCTGTTCCACCTTGATGTTTGTCGGACCAAGGCTGCTGCAGACACGTGCGGAGAGAGCCAATATGAATTTTAAAGAAGCCCAGGAACGCTTCTCCAATACGATTGACGAGATGGTCAAAGGACATAGAACCATTAAAGGCCTGCATCAGCAAAAAAGATTCCAAGAGCGGGCACGCCAGCAAATTCAGGATTTGTTTAGCTTTGGCTTTAAGCTGCATATGACGAACTCTTTCATGGAACGGCTTCCTCTTACAGCGCTGCTTATTTTAAACGGGATGATGATCGGCTTCGGTGGCTATCTCATATTTCATGATCAGATGACCGTGGGCGGGTTTATGGCCTTTTTCACCCTTTTTATGAGTGTTGGGCAAGCTGGCTCTAATCTATCTTTCCTCATTCCCAATCTCATAGAATCAGGCATTAGTTTTCAGCGTGTAGGAGAAATATTGGAGCAGCAGCCGAGTGTTTCAGAAGCGTCTACCCCAGTAGAACTACCGCCTGCTCTAACCTCCATCGGAATGAATCAGGTTACCTTCGGCTACACCGAGGAATCCGATCAGTTGCGTGACGTTAGCCTGCACATTTCGGCTGGGAGCTATGTAGCCTTTGTCGGTCCAAGCGGTTCAGGCAAAAGCACAGCGCTTCAGCTGCTATCGCGTTTTTATGACCCGGGGTTAGGCACGGTAGAGATCAATGATTATGATCTGCGCACGGTTAGCGAGTCATCCTTCAGAAAGCTAGCGGTGCTGGTGACACAGGAGACCTTCTTATTCAATACGACGGTTCGGGACAATCTGCTGCTAGATGGAACCGAAGCTACAGAAGCCGATATGGTTGAAGCAGCCAAGCAGGCGAACATTCATGAAACCATTATGAGCTGGCCTGCGGGCTATGATACTTGGGTTCACCATGAGGGAGGCTCTCTGTCTGGCGGAGAACGGCAGCGCATAGCGATCGCCCGTGCTCTATTGAGGAATCCCAAGCTGCTGCTGCTTGATGAGGTGACATCGGCACTGGACCCTGCTACTGAAGCCGAGATCAATGAATTGATTCAGCGAATTCGCGGGGAACAAACGATCATTTCCGTCACCCACCGGCTAGCATCCGTCGTTCAAGCGGATCGGATTCATGTGTTTAAAGAGGGCCGAATTGCAGAATCGGGTACTCATGCGGAGCTTTTGCAGCAGAATGGTCTGTATACTTCCCTTTGGGAGAAACAGCATGGCTTTCACCTATCCCAGGACGGGCTTCATGCAACGGTAGATGTGGAGCGGCTTGCCAAGCTGCCCTTCTTCAAGGGTATCGAACTATCCGTTCTTCAAGGGATTGCTGCGCTGTTTACCACGGAGGTTTGCAAAGAAAACGAAGCCGTCGTACGTGAAGGGGAAGAAGGGAATACCTTCTACATCATCGTACGCGGCAAGTTTGAGATCGTGAAGCATATTCCGGATCAAGGTGAGAGAAGGGTGGCGGTTCTGCAGGACGGTGACCATTTTGGCGAGATTGCACTCTAA
- a CDS encoding ArsB/NhaD family transporter, with translation MEHQAILAIGIFLIVYGMIISEKIHRTIVAILGAIIMILFGIVDQETALHHIDFNTLGLLVGMMIIVGITAETGLFKYVALKAAKLAKGKPNRILIALVLITAIGSAFLDNVTTVLLMVPVTFSITRQLRVNPVPFLMTQIVASNVGGTATLIGDPPNIMIGSAVKELTFMAFINNLTPIILIIVLVYLPIFIWMFKKQIQSKPELQQSIMEMDEKAMITDHKLLRKCLFVLGLTILGFFLHQAFHLESATVALSGAFLLLLVTGEHMLEKAFHSVEWVTIFFFVGLFVLVSGLVETGVIAKLAAAAIELTGGNVATSSMLILWLSAIASAFLDNIPFVATMIPMIQEMGNMGVSNLEPLWWSLALGACLGGNGTLIGASANLIVAGLASKEGYTITFMKYLKFGFPLMILSMVLSSIYVYVRYLM, from the coding sequence ATGGAGCATCAAGCAATACTAGCCATCGGAATTTTTCTTATTGTTTACGGCATGATTATTTCAGAAAAAATTCATCGCACCATTGTCGCGATACTTGGCGCCATCATTATGATTCTGTTTGGTATTGTGGATCAGGAAACGGCGCTGCATCACATCGATTTCAATACGCTGGGCCTACTTGTCGGTATGATGATTATTGTAGGCATTACAGCGGAGACAGGACTTTTTAAATATGTAGCGCTCAAAGCAGCCAAGCTGGCCAAAGGCAAACCGAACCGGATTCTGATTGCCTTGGTGCTCATCACAGCGATAGGCTCAGCCTTCCTGGATAACGTGACGACCGTGCTGCTCATGGTTCCGGTGACGTTCAGCATTACCAGACAGCTGCGTGTGAATCCCGTTCCCTTCCTGATGACGCAGATTGTCGCGTCCAATGTGGGAGGGACGGCGACGCTAATCGGCGACCCGCCGAACATTATGATTGGCAGCGCTGTGAAAGAGCTGACGTTCATGGCTTTTATCAATAATTTAACGCCAATTATCCTCATCATCGTTCTTGTGTACCTGCCTATATTTATCTGGATGTTCAAGAAGCAAATTCAATCCAAGCCAGAGCTTCAGCAAAGCATTATGGAAATGGATGAGAAAGCGATGATTACGGATCACAAGCTGCTCAGAAAGTGCCTGTTCGTACTGGGCTTAACGATCCTAGGTTTTTTCCTGCATCAAGCCTTCCATCTGGAATCGGCAACTGTAGCGTTAAGCGGTGCTTTTCTGCTTCTGCTTGTAACCGGAGAGCATATGCTGGAAAAAGCGTTCCACAGCGTTGAATGGGTAACGATCTTCTTCTTCGTCGGATTGTTCGTACTGGTTTCGGGCCTTGTCGAGACAGGCGTCATTGCGAAGCTGGCCGCGGCAGCTATTGAGCTTACCGGCGGCAATGTGGCGACCAGCTCCATGCTCATTCTGTGGCTGAGCGCGATTGCCTCTGCTTTTCTCGATAATATCCCGTTCGTTGCGACGATGATTCCGATGATTCAGGAGATGGGGAATATGGGGGTCAGCAACCTGGAGCCTCTGTGGTGGAGTCTGGCGTTGGGGGCCTGCCTGGGCGGGAACGGCACATTGATTGGTGCCAGCGCCAATCTGATTGTAGCTGGATTGGCAAGCAAAGAAGGGTACACAATCACATTCATGAAATACTTGAAATTCGGATTCCCGCTCATGATTCTATCTATGGTCTTATCAAGCATTTATGTCTATGTACGATATCTCATGTGA